The genomic window GCTCCCTGGTCCGCGGGGTCATCGCCTACAGCGGTCTGTAGCCGCGCCGCTAGCATGCGCCAGCATGCGCACGGTTGACGCCGAGCTCCTCACCGAGCTCACTGGCCTGGTCGGGGCCGCGCAGGTGAGCACCGAGGCGGGTGAGCTCGCCGCCCACGCCCGTGACTGCTGGCCCCGCCTCATGATGCGCGAGCGCGCCGGCGAGGTCCTGCCGCGACCGGCGGCGGTCGTGTGGCCGACCGGCACCCCCGGCGCGTCCGCGCTCTACGCGTGGGCCACGCGCCGGGGCGTGGCGGTCGTGCCGTTCGGCGGCGGGGGCGGGGTCGTCGGTGGCGCCGCACCGGTCGAGGGCGGCATCGCGGTCGACACCAAGCGGCTGAACCGGGTGCTGGAGCTCGACGAGGAGTCCGGGTACGTCGTGGTGCAACCGGGCGTCATCGGGCAGAACCTGGAGGAGTGGCTCGGTCCGCGTGGCTACACGCTCGGCCACTTCCCGAGCTCGATCACCTTGTCCAGCGTGGGCGGCTTCGCCGCTGTCCGGTCGGCCGGGCAGCTGTCCACCAAGTACGGGCCGTTCGCGGTGATGGTGGCCGGTCTGGAGGCGGTCCTGCCCGACGGCACGGTGCTGCGCCGTCGGGCGCAGCCCGCGTCAGCGGCGGGGCCTGACCTGACCGGGCTGTTGCTCGGGTCCGAGGGCACACTCGGCTTGATCACCGAGCTCACCCTGCGCGTGCATCCCAAGCCGGAGGCGATGGCCTTCGCCGGCTACCGCATGCCGTCCTTCACGAGCGGTCTCGCGGTGCTGCGCGACCTGCTGCGCACCGGGCTGCGACCAGCCGTCCTGCGCCTGTACGACCCGACCGAGACGCAGATGAACCACGCCGACCAGGTCGAGGCACCTCCAGGACGGTCGCTGCGCGACCGCCACACCCGGCACAGCAGAGAATCGCCTCCGCAAGCTCCGGCGATTCACGTCTCAGACGGCTGCCTGCTGGTCGTGGTCTGCGAGGGCTGGTCGGACCTCGTCGCGTTGGAGGATCGCACCGTGCGGGCCACGGTCGGCGCGCACGGCGGCGAGGACCTCGGGGAGGCGCCGGGGCGCCACTGGCACACCCACCGCTACGACGTCAGCTATCGGCTGGCCGACCTCATCAAGCCCGGTGGCGTGTTCGGCGACGCCGTGGCGGTCGACACCTTCGAGGTCGCCGCCCCCTGGGCTCGCCTCCGCGCGACCTACGAGGCGGTCCGCACGGCGCTGGCAGCGCACAGCGACCTGGTGCTCTGCCACGCCAGCCACGCCTACCCCGACGGGGCGGCGCTGTACTTCACCTTCGGCGCCGCCGGGCAGGGCGACGAGGCCGCCGTGGCGGCCCGCTACGACGCTGCCTGGGCGGGCGGCCTGGACGCGGCGGTGCGGTCCGGCGCGACCATCACCCACCACCACGGTGTGGGCCTGGTGCGGGCGCCCTGGCTGGCCGAGGAGCTCGGCGAGGGCGGCATGACGCTGCTGCGGCGGGTGAAGGCCGCGCTCGACCCGGCGGGGATCGCCAACCCCGGCAAGTTGGGGCTGGGTCTCGGGGGGACCGGATGACCCGGCCCCGACTCCCAACGATCGCGGACATCCGAGCCCACGCCGAGCACTGCTCGTACAACGCCAAGCTGTGCCGGTTCGCCTGCCCGGTGGCGACCGCCACGGGCAGGGAGTCGGTCACCCCCTGGGGCATCAACCGGGCCATCACCGCCGCCGCGCAGGACGGGGCGGTCACCGCCGCGACTGCCGCCGCCGTGTACGGGTGCACGGGCTGCCGGTCATGCGGCGGGGTGTGCCTGCCGGGCCTGGACCTGCCGACCCACGTCCGCGCCGCCCGCGCCGAGGTGGTCGCGGCGGGCCTCGCACCGCCGGGCGTGGAGGCGGGCGCCGGCCGGGCCTGCGCGCCCGCTCCCGAGCTGCTGGCCGGCGCGCAGCCGGGTGCGGCCACCGTGGTCTACCCGGGCTGCCGCTCGGCCGGCGGGGCGGCGCTGGCAGCGGTGCTGGCCGCCCTGGGCCACCCCTATGACGTCGTGGCCGACGCCACCTGCTGCGGGGCCCGCACCGTGGACGTCGGGCACGCCGAGCGCGGCCTCACCGAGGCCGCGGCGCTCGGCCGGCACCTGGAGCGCGCGGGGACGATCGTCGTGGCCGATCCCCACTGCGCCCGGTGGCTGCGCATCGACCACGACGACGAGCGGGTGGTGCCGCTCGCGGTGTTCCTGGCCGACCGGCTCGACGGGTTGGCAGCCCGGACCACGCCCGCAGCATCGCGCCCCGTCGCCTGGCACGATACGTGCTGGCTCGGACGGGGGATGGGCGTCTACAACGAGCCCCGGGCGGTCCTGCGGGCGGCCGGGACGCCGCTCGTCGAGCCGGCCCACACCCGCCAGCACGCCCGCTGCGCCGGTGGCGGCATGGGCTATGCCGAGACCGACCCCGCCGGTGCCGAGCGGATCCTGGCGGGCTGCGCCGCCGGCCTGCGGGGCGCGCTGTCGGGTGCCGACGGCCCGGTGGTCACCGCCTGCCCCACGGCGACCGACCGGTTGCGCGCCGCCGGCCTCGACGCCCACGACCTCGCCGGCTGGCTCGCCAGCCGCCTCGACGACGGAGAACCGGTGATGTCACGATGAGCCACACGTTCGGGCCCCTGCGGCTGATCGCCAACATGGGTGCGGGCCGCGGCGCCGTCGGGACGACCCTGACGACGCTGACCGAGCATCTGGCGGCCCTGGGGGTGGAGTTCGACCTGGTCCGGACCACCGCCGCCGGCCATGCCACACAGGCCGCGCGCGACGCGCTGGCCGACGGGGTGCGCTACCTCGCGGCGGTCGGTGGGGACGGCACCGTGCACGAGGTCGCCAACGGCATGGTGGAGTGGGTGTCCCCCGGCGACGGGGGCGCGCCCGAGCCCCGTCCGGTGGCACCCGACGCGGTCCTGGCCGTGGTGTCGGCCGGGTCGGGATGCGACTTCGCGCGCACCTTCGGGCTGGACCGCAAGCCGGAGATCCTCGCCAAGCGCCTGGCCACCGATCAGGTCATGCCGATCGACCTCGGCGTGGTCGGCTTCGTCGACGCGGACGGGGAGCCGCAGGCGCGGATCTTCGTGAACATCGCGGAGGTCGGCTACGGCGCGGAGGTCGTGCGGCGCGCGGCGCGGTTCCCTCGCTTCATCGGCCGGCTGCGCTACCTGCTGGCCTCGTGGAGCGCGATCGCCGCCTTGGAGCGCCAGGAGACCACCGTCACGATCGGCACGGAGGAGAAGACCCTCGCCGTGGTGGAGCTCGTGGTGGCCAACGGCCAGTTCTTCGGCGGGGGGATGAAGGTCGCACCGCGCGCCCTGCCGGACGACAACCGGTTCAACGTCCAGGTCTTCACCGGGCAGCGCAGCCAGGTGTTCCTGCTCACGTCCAAGATCTTCCGCGGCGAGCACGTCCCCCACCCCGAGATCGTCGAGCGCATGGCCCAGACGGTCGCCATCGCCCCCGACACCCCGCTGCTGGTCGAGGCGGACGGCGAGCTGCTCGGGACCACGCCCGCGCGCTTCTCGCTGCTGCATCGGGCGCTGCGCCTCAAGATCTGACGCCGATGCGGAGAATCGCCCTCGCAAGCTCGGAGCGATTCTCGAGTCAGGCGGCCGGGCCGCCTGACCGGCGCGGTGGCCTCGCGGGCGCGGCCGGGGCGGCGGCGCGCAGGGGCACCACCCCGCGCTCGGCGGCGATGCGGTCGCGGTAGGCGGCGACGCTCGCGGCCGCCTCCCCCGCCGTCCACCCGAGGACGTCGGCCAGGACGGCGGCCACCGCGTCGGCGGCTCGACCGCCGCCCGCGGGGTCACGCAGCGACACCCGGGTGCGCCGGTCGAGGACATCGTCCACCGACAGGGCCATCTCCTGCTCGACGGCCCAGCGCGCCTCCGCCCGCAGGTAGGGCAGGCCCGGGACCAGGGCATCCGCGCCATCCGGCGTCGTGGCCGCCAGCTCGGCCACCTCCACGGCCTGGTCGCCGTGACGCTCGACCAGCGGCCCCGCCAGGCCCGGGTCGAGGCCGAGGGCACCCAGGACGCCCGCGGTGCGCGCACCGGCAGCGTCCACCCGTCCCCGCAGCCCCAGGGGGATGCGGTCGCTGTGCCCGCGGGAGCCCGCCGCGGCGCCACCGAGGGTGGCGGCGACACGGTCGACAACCTCCGCGGCCATGGCCCGGTAGGTCGTCAGCTTGCCGCCCGTGATGGTGAGCAGCCCCTCCGGGCCCGCCACCACGGCGTGGCGTCGCGACAGGGTCTCGGAGTCCATGGGCAGGTGCGCCTCCGAGACCAGCAACGGTCGCAGACCCGCCCAGGCGCCGACCGCGTCGCGAGGTCCGAGGTCGGTGCCGAACGCCGCATTGACGGCGTCGCTGAGGTACGCCGCGTCGGCCGCGCTGACGGTGGGGGCGTCGAGCGGTCCCCCGTAGGCCTCGTCGGTGGTGCCGACGACCACGCACTCCTCCCACGGCAGCACGAAGACCATCCGCCCGTCCCCGGCCGTCGACGGGATCAGCGCCGCAGCGGTGACCCGCACGTCTGCGGCCGGGAACACCAGGTGCACCCCCTTGGAGGGGACCAGGGTGGCGCCGCCCGGATCGTCGGCCAGCGACCGCAGGTGGTCGGCCCACACCCCCGTCGCGGAGACGGTCTGGCGGGCCCGCACCGCCACCTCGCGCCCGCCCACGCGGTCGCGCACGGTCGCCCCGGTCACGCGCCCGCCGGACTGGTGCAGCTCGACGACCTCCGCCCGGGTCGCGATGTCGGCCCCGAAGCGGTGCGCGGTGCGGGCGACCTGCAGGACCAGCCGCGCGTCGTCGGTGCGGCAGTCGTGGTACTCGTATCCGCCCTGGCCGAGGCCCTGCACCAGGCCCGGGATGCGATCGGCGACCTCGGCGGGGCGCAGGCGGTGGTGGCGCTCGACGTTGCGGAAGGACGCGAGGCCGTCGTAGATCCACATGCCGAGGCCGGTACGCGCGGTGCTGCGCCAGCGGCCGGTGTCGGGCACCACGAACGGCAGCGGCCGGACGAGGTGGGGCGCCAGCCGCCGCAGGAGGTCGCGCTCCACCGCGCTCTCGCGGGTCAGGCCGAACATCGCCTGGGCCAGGTAGCGCAGGCCACCGTGCACCAGGCTCGACGACCGCGACGAGGTGCCCGCAGCGAGGTCGTCGCGCTCCACCAGCCCCACCCGCAGCCCGCGCGCCGCGGCGTCCAGGGCGATGCCCGCCCCGGTGATCCCCCCGCCGATCACGAGCAGGTCATAGCCGCGGTCGCCGAGGCGGTCGAGGTTGGCCTCGCGGGTGGCGGCCGAGAACGCGCGGAGCATGCTTTGCACCCTACCCGTGCCGGGGGCGTGCGCCTGGCAGCAGACGGGCGCGCGGCTCACTAGGATCTCGCACTATGGGCACGACGACGCTGCAGCGGGCCGAGGCCACCATGCGATCGATGGGGGTGGACGCGCTGCTGCTCGGGCCCGGCGCGGACCTGCGCTACCTGACCGCCTACCACGCGCTGCCCCTGGAGCGGCTCACACTGCTGGTGGCGCGGGCCGACGGCGTGCACACCCTGGTCGTGCCCGCCCTCGAGCGGCCCCGCGCCGAGGACGCCGGGCTGCCCGACGCGGTCACCGTCGTCGACTTCTCCGAGACCGACGATCCCTTCGCGGTCGCCGCCGCTGCGCTCGACGGCATCGGCACGGGCCCCCGTCTCGGCGCGGGGGATCGCCTCTGGTCGACGTTCCTGTTGGGGTTGCAGGCCGCGGTCCCCGCAGCCACGTGGATCCGGGCGTCGTCGGTCACCCGCGAGCTGCGGATGCGCAAGGCGCCGGCGGAGGTGGACGCCCTGCGGCGGGCCGGACAGGCCATCGATCGGGTGCACACCGATGTGGCGGCGCTATTGCGGCCCGGCCGCACCGAGAGGGAGGTGGGCCGCGACATCGGCGAGCGGATCCTCGCCGAGGGACACCAGGCGGTGAACTTCGTGATCGTGGCGTCCGGGCCGAACGGGGCGTCGCCGCACCACGAGACCGGGCCGCGTCGCCTGGCCGACGGCGACGCGGTGGTGGTGGACATCGGCGGCACCTTGGACGGGTACTGCTCGGACTGCACCCGCAACTACGTGGTGGGCTCGGCCCCCGAAGGCTACGCCGACGCCCACCAGGCGCTGGAGGCGGCCCAGCGCGCGGCGGTGGAGGCGGTTCGTCCCGGCCAGACGGCGGCGGAGATCGACGCGGCGGCCCGCGAGCCGCTCGAGGCAGCCGGGTACGGGCCGGCGTTCGTGCACCGCACCGGCCACGGCATCGGGCTGGAGGAGCACGAGGACCCCTACATCGTCGCCGGCAACGACCTCGAACTCGAGTCCGGGATGGCGTTCTCCGTGGAACCGGGGGTCTACCTGCCGGGGCGGTTCGGCATGCGCATCGAGGACATCGTGGTGGTCACCCCCGACGGGTGCGAGAACCTCAACCGCCTCGAGCGGGCCCCGGTGCGGATATGACCGCCGAGACCACGCCGCAGGTCAGCCGTGCGCGCATCGAGGAGGTGCAGCCGCTGGCGGCCGAGTACCGGCGCGACGCCCAGCAGATGGGCACCACGCTCGAGCCCCCGCTGCCCACCGGCGCGCTGTTCTGGATGGCGACATCACCCGAGGGCGACCCCATGGGCTACGCGGCAGGCACGCTGAGCCCCGAGGGGCTCGTGCTGGGCCCCTTCTTCGTGCGGGCGGGTCACCGGCGGGCCGGGGTGGGCCGGCGCCTGCTGGCCGAGATCGAGCGCTGGGCCACCGGGGCGCGCATCCCCGTGGTCGAGGTGTCGGTGGCCGCGGACAACCCGGCCGGGGTCGCGTTCCTGGAGGCCGCGGGCTACCAGGCCCGCCGCCTGCTCATGGCCCGACGCGACCCGACACCGTGAGCCCCGAGCACCCGGACACCGAGCACCGGGCGCTGCTCGACGTCGTGCGGTCCTACGCGACCGCCGAGCTCCAGCCGCGGGCGTCCGCCGACGAGGCCGCCGGCCGCTTCCCCCGCGACGTGTTCGCCCAGCTCGGCGAGCTCGGGCTGATGGGGCTGCCCGTGGCCGAGGAGCACGGTGGTGGCGGCGGCCAGCCCAGCGGCATCGCCCTGCAGGTGGCCGAGGAGCTGAGCCGGGCGTGGCTGACCGTGGGTCTCGGGCTGTCGGTGCACGCCCTGGCGACGTGGGCGGTGGAGGCGTACGCGGCGCCGGAGGTGGCGGCCGAGGTCGTCCCGCGCCTGGCGACGGGGGAGTGGCTGGGGGCGTACTGCCTGTCCGAGCCGGGCAGCGGCTCGGACGCCGCGGCGCTGGTCACCAGCGCGCGTCGGGACGGGGACGACTACGTGGTCGACGGGACCAAGGCGTGGGTGAGCCATTCCGGGACCGCCGACGTGTACGTGCTCATGTGCCGCACGGGCGAGGACAAGACCGGTGGCATCAGCGCCCTGCTCGTCCCGGCCACCACCCGGGGGGTGAGCTTCCCGCCACCGGAGCACAAGATGGGGTTGCGTGCCTCGCCCACCGGCCAGGTCGTCTTCGACGGCGCGCGGGTGCCCGCGCGCAACCTGCTCGGAGGGGAAGGCGACGGCTTCCGCATCGCGATGCGCGCGCTTGAGGGCGGTCGGCTGGGCATCGCCGCCTGCTCGGTCGGCCTCGCCCAGTGCGCGCTGGACCACGCCGTGGCCTACGCCCGCCAGCGCGAGCAGTTCGGCCGGCCCATCGGCGAGTTCCAGGGCGTGGGGTTCCTGCTCGCCGACATGGCCGCGGGGATCGAGGCAGCCCGGGCGCTGTACCGGGCCGGCGCGGCCCGCCGCGACGCCGGGCAGGACCACCGCCGCCTGGCCGCCATGGCCAAGCTGGTCGCCAGCGACACGGCCATGGCCGTCACCACCGACGCGGTGCAGGTCTTCGGCGGGTACGGCTACACCACCGAGTACCCGGTCGAGCGGCTCATGCGCGAGGCCAAGGTCCTGCAGATCGTCGAGGGCACCAACCAGATCCAGCGCATGGTGATCGCCCGCGACCTCCTCCGCGGGTAGCCGGTGGCCTCCCCCGACCGCGACCGCGACCGCGACCGCACGACCGTCCGCCGAGCCCTGACCGCCGGGGTGGGGCTCTGGGTGGCGCTCGCCGCGGTGGGGCTCACCCTGGTCATCCGCGCCGGCGGGGACGGGAGCGCGGGCGTGGTGGTGGTGGCCATCGGCCTGGTCGCCGGATCGCTCCTGGCCAGCGCCTGGCTGCTGCTGGCCGCCTGCCTGGACCTGGTGGCCGGCGAGCCTCCCGGGCGACGGCGGACGATCTGGACGGTCGTGCTCATCCTCTTCACGTTCGCGAGCCCGCTGCTGGTCGCCGGGGCGCAGGCGGCCCGGTAGCCAGGGCCGGTACCCTGTGGGCCCGATGGCCTTCACCTGCACGTCCTGCGGCGCGTCCTTCACCCTGCCTGCCCGCGTCCGTGAGCAGTATCCCGGGTGGGAGCCCGACCGGTGCCGCGCCTGCCACGGCGGCCGGTCCGGCGGTGCGACGGCGCGGAAGCGTCCCGCCGCCGCGCGGCGGTCGGGCGGGGCGGGGGAGGAGAACCTCACCATCGCCCAGGTGCTCGCGAAGTACTCCGACGGGCCGTCCGACGGCGTGTTCACCGACGGCAGCGCCCAACCGAACCCGGGGCCGGGCGGGTGGGGTGCGGTGTACGTGGTCGACGGCGAGGTCGTCGACCAGGCCCACGGCAGCGATCCCGACACCACCAACAACCGCATGGAGCTGACCGCGCTGATCGCGGGCTACGATCTCGTCCCCCCGGGGGTGGCCATGACGGTGTACAC from Egibacteraceae bacterium includes these protein-coding regions:
- a CDS encoding FAD-binding oxidoreductase; the protein is MRTVDAELLTELTGLVGAAQVSTEAGELAAHARDCWPRLMMRERAGEVLPRPAAVVWPTGTPGASALYAWATRRGVAVVPFGGGGGVVGGAAPVEGGIAVDTKRLNRVLELDEESGYVVVQPGVIGQNLEEWLGPRGYTLGHFPSSITLSSVGGFAAVRSAGQLSTKYGPFAVMVAGLEAVLPDGTVLRRRAQPASAAGPDLTGLLLGSEGTLGLITELTLRVHPKPEAMAFAGYRMPSFTSGLAVLRDLLRTGLRPAVLRLYDPTETQMNHADQVEAPPGRSLRDRHTRHSRESPPQAPAIHVSDGCLLVVVCEGWSDLVALEDRTVRATVGAHGGEDLGEAPGRHWHTHRYDVSYRLADLIKPGGVFGDAVAVDTFEVAAPWARLRATYEAVRTALAAHSDLVLCHASHAYPDGAALYFTFGAAGQGDEAAVAARYDAAWAGGLDAAVRSGATITHHHGVGLVRAPWLAEELGEGGMTLLRRVKAALDPAGIANPGKLGLGLGGTG
- a CDS encoding (Fe-S)-binding protein; translated protein: MTRPRLPTIADIRAHAEHCSYNAKLCRFACPVATATGRESVTPWGINRAITAAAQDGAVTAATAAAVYGCTGCRSCGGVCLPGLDLPTHVRAARAEVVAAGLAPPGVEAGAGRACAPAPELLAGAQPGAATVVYPGCRSAGGAALAAVLAALGHPYDVVADATCCGARTVDVGHAERGLTEAAALGRHLERAGTIVVADPHCARWLRIDHDDERVVPLAVFLADRLDGLAARTTPAASRPVAWHDTCWLGRGMGVYNEPRAVLRAAGTPLVEPAHTRQHARCAGGGMGYAETDPAGAERILAGCAAGLRGALSGADGPVVTACPTATDRLRAAGLDAHDLAGWLASRLDDGEPVMSR
- a CDS encoding diacylglycerol kinase family protein, whose translation is MSHTFGPLRLIANMGAGRGAVGTTLTTLTEHLAALGVEFDLVRTTAAGHATQAARDALADGVRYLAAVGGDGTVHEVANGMVEWVSPGDGGAPEPRPVAPDAVLAVVSAGSGCDFARTFGLDRKPEILAKRLATDQVMPIDLGVVGFVDADGEPQARIFVNIAEVGYGAEVVRRAARFPRFIGRLRYLLASWSAIAALERQETTVTIGTEEKTLAVVELVVANGQFFGGGMKVAPRALPDDNRFNVQVFTGQRSQVFLLTSKIFRGEHVPHPEIVERMAQTVAIAPDTPLLVEADGELLGTTPARFSLLHRALRLKI
- a CDS encoding glycerol-3-phosphate dehydrogenase/oxidase, with the translated sequence MLRAFSAATREANLDRLGDRGYDLLVIGGGITGAGIALDAAARGLRVGLVERDDLAAGTSSRSSSLVHGGLRYLAQAMFGLTRESAVERDLLRRLAPHLVRPLPFVVPDTGRWRSTARTGLGMWIYDGLASFRNVERHHRLRPAEVADRIPGLVQGLGQGGYEYHDCRTDDARLVLQVARTAHRFGADIATRAEVVELHQSGGRVTGATVRDRVGGREVAVRARQTVSATGVWADHLRSLADDPGGATLVPSKGVHLVFPAADVRVTAAALIPSTAGDGRMVFVLPWEECVVVGTTDEAYGGPLDAPTVSAADAAYLSDAVNAAFGTDLGPRDAVGAWAGLRPLLVSEAHLPMDSETLSRRHAVVAGPEGLLTITGGKLTTYRAMAAEVVDRVAATLGGAAAGSRGHSDRIPLGLRGRVDAAGARTAGVLGALGLDPGLAGPLVERHGDQAVEVAELAATTPDGADALVPGLPYLRAEARWAVEQEMALSVDDVLDRRTRVSLRDPAGGGRAADAVAAVLADVLGWTAGEAAASVAAYRDRIAAERGVVPLRAAAPAAPARPPRRSGGPAA
- a CDS encoding Xaa-Pro peptidase family protein is translated as MGTTTLQRAEATMRSMGVDALLLGPGADLRYLTAYHALPLERLTLLVARADGVHTLVVPALERPRAEDAGLPDAVTVVDFSETDDPFAVAAAALDGIGTGPRLGAGDRLWSTFLLGLQAAVPAATWIRASSVTRELRMRKAPAEVDALRRAGQAIDRVHTDVAALLRPGRTEREVGRDIGERILAEGHQAVNFVIVASGPNGASPHHETGPRRLADGDAVVVDIGGTLDGYCSDCTRNYVVGSAPEGYADAHQALEAAQRAAVEAVRPGQTAAEIDAAAREPLEAAGYGPAFVHRTGHGIGLEEHEDPYIVAGNDLELESGMAFSVEPGVYLPGRFGMRIEDIVVVTPDGCENLNRLERAPVRI
- a CDS encoding GNAT family N-acetyltransferase, translating into MTAETTPQVSRARIEEVQPLAAEYRRDAQQMGTTLEPPLPTGALFWMATSPEGDPMGYAAGTLSPEGLVLGPFFVRAGHRRAGVGRRLLAEIERWATGARIPVVEVSVAADNPAGVAFLEAAGYQARRLLMARRDPTP
- a CDS encoding acyl-CoA dehydrogenase family protein, encoding MSPEHPDTEHRALLDVVRSYATAELQPRASADEAAGRFPRDVFAQLGELGLMGLPVAEEHGGGGGQPSGIALQVAEELSRAWLTVGLGLSVHALATWAVEAYAAPEVAAEVVPRLATGEWLGAYCLSEPGSGSDAAALVTSARRDGDDYVVDGTKAWVSHSGTADVYVLMCRTGEDKTGGISALLVPATTRGVSFPPPEHKMGLRASPTGQVVFDGARVPARNLLGGEGDGFRIAMRALEGGRLGIAACSVGLAQCALDHAVAYARQREQFGRPIGEFQGVGFLLADMAAGIEAARALYRAGAARRDAGQDHRRLAAMAKLVASDTAMAVTTDAVQVFGGYGYTTEYPVERLMREAKVLQIVEGTNQIQRMVIARDLLRG
- a CDS encoding ribonuclease H — protein: MAFTCTSCGASFTLPARVREQYPGWEPDRCRACHGGRSGGATARKRPAAARRSGGAGEENLTIAQVLAKYSDGPSDGVFTDGSAQPNPGPGGWGAVYVVDGEVVDQAHGSDPDTTNNRMELTALIAGYDLVPPGVAMTVYTDSKLCVDTITTWAAGWARRGWTRKSGPIANLDLVQQLYERAQARPEITLAWIAAHSGARWNEYADSLSTAYRREEL